Proteins encoded within one genomic window of Gasterosteus aculeatus chromosome 18, fGasAcu3.hap1.1, whole genome shotgun sequence:
- the ylpm1 gene encoding uncharacterized protein ylpm1 isoform X3, with protein sequence MFSSLQEQHRQQMQQLQMLHQKQLQSVLHHGSNANAYGGGQSVGYPGSTWHSEAPGHPDSGGGALSYYQKDETPTQPPRGPPASHPGHAQPPPLPPQAHPNNPQPGPPPPEPQSSKPPENPGAPKAQGATNTSASTTEDENSLLLQEQQQQWYKQHLQNLQKLKQEKARQNQREGDGPLPPPPCGKAAPPPPSEPQKGAPPPPPPKEEPPAPPPPPDEAGPEVPQDPEEAARLQQLQAAAAQWQKVQQQRAGLQYQALMQQHEKLQHILEKYQQLIQQPVNLQSMSAEVQLRHFETQRQLFTPLFQDWDHSFVLWYEQFKTYPHKDQLQDYERQWKQWQEQMNATNAHLQERVATLTAMVPFPSSQFSSGIMGQFGPYPGQNMQMQQQQQPAMQHSPLGGGPNAQGSRPTGFGTHSESSAGPPVRGAAPANIGVRPPGPAPSQPSSINSVRGPCPVPSENSPRFDRPRQGFDGPPRFDQPQQRFDGPPRSDQLHQRCDGPPSFDQSQQLFDGSTRFNQTHQRFDGPPRFDQTRQRFDGSPRFDQPRQRFDGPPRFDQPRQRFDGPPRFDQPRQGFDGPPRFDQSRFGQQPRFEQVPRLPTTPPVFQRAPAPQQKPQQVTQPKDQQVTKQPATMDSKLSGLPQSEKEKSEPKSAGKANADDLTDDNLLASEGFFVQSDPIPQTLQSIPNSEGVDDNNAANDDKDVQPRNSTPSVTGPSSGTSKGTATQNPLKPDERMTNNKPPLVPKPPVIQQKPQASDQMLSRPDPPRLPPGRGRGLPPVPVQVRGRGRGQRGPGNFRGPNTVPLGEDVEEMSYDYMPPEANVEVPEEQEEYHWQDPSYEQCDGEELEEPSEEMWMPGGHHFPAEEEYYEEPIGGLSIGRGGPPMLRGGPPMLRGGPPMLRGGPPMLRGGPPMLRGGPPMGRGGPPMGRGGPPMGRGGPPIGRGGPPMGRGGPPMGRGGPPMGRGGPPMGRGGPPMGRGGPPMGRGGPPMGRGGPPMGRGGPPMGRGGPMDRYWEDPESTEYSEEGYPYWGETRPPMRGMRPPFPPGRGRPPPGHPGFMHQGRGRPPHPAHGPMDHELLDHGMEIDDTEMDPMQHGQDPHSHPMPSDVGRGRRRGPPPHKMMDSMEDSLYNEGIELGWQSPHSRGPLMPPHEMIDSGGMRGRTMGRGMARGMWRPGATQKESEEGHSEGFVEDYRHGELGSHWRPQQDYHPDDYGHDGKYYESEYDRDRTPASEYSPRMPPPQPYRDGNWPEEREKGKPYPYGEHDRGRGELRIHDYGADPPYRTGEPPYPLNSAPSEWDRPSRLPPPPERRYPSEFGDRSGRYDEHREEPPLDGRPALSPASAVTNLQESSVDPASQGTSGANVLALSQRQHEIILKAAQELKLIRELQECKTPGTEPQPASSDILSELPAGLLGLEIPPDVRNVLKGMTAAAQTAVPKPVSWDTKPAATDYQPSLSKPSMIPKTVDYGHGHEPGATVERIAYGERIVLRPDPTPSDRGYEKEPLGPRDPYSRDPYYDRRLDPYMDRREYSRERELYREKLQPEYERDRYERERYVPREKDDSIQSMVEERSPLAPPSRSGYRERERDLRARSRSDSRDREEHYGRPGYDRPPYERTGLDRSAPERYGHSSSPYDRRIYPEDRGPPTAPSLPPPPQPAPRVERKPEIKNIDDILKPPGRSSRPERIVIIMRGLPGSGKGHVAKLIRDKEVECGGAPPRVLVLDDYFMTEVEKVEKDPDTGRRVKNKVLEYEYEPEMEDTYRNSMLKTFKKTLDDGFFPFIILDTINDRVKHFDQFWSAAKTKGFEVYLAEITTDAQTCAKRNVHGRSLKDILKMSNNWEPSPRHMVRLDVRSLLQDAAIEEVEMEDFNPDDEPKELKREEEEEGDLGYIPKSKWEMDTSEAKLDKLDGLGSGGKRKREDMEHLEDYLQLPDDYATRMSEPGKKRVRWADLEEQKEADRKRAIGFVVGQTDWERITDESGQLAQKALNRTKYF encoded by the exons ATGTTCTCCAGTCTCCAGGAGCAGCACAGacagcagatgcagcagctgcagatgcTGCATCAGAAACAGCTGCAGTCCGTGTTACACCACGGCAGTAATGCCAACGCGTACGGTGGCGGACAATCGGTCGGGTATCCTGGATCGACGTGGCATTCAGAAGCACCAGGACATCCTGACAGTGGTGGCGGGGCTCTGTCGTACTATCAGAAAGACGAGACGCCCACCCAGCCGCCCAGAGGGCCACCTGCCTCTCATCCTGGTCACGCACAGCCTCCGCCCCTTCCACCGCAGGCCCACCCCAACAACCCCCAACCGGGCCCTCCACCTCCAGAGCCCCAGTCATCCAAACCACCGGAGAACCCCGGTGCTCCCAAAGCCCAAGGGGCCACCAACACCTCTGCATCCACGACAGAGGATGAGAACTCTTTACTTCTGCAG GAGCAACAGCAACAATGGTATAAACAACATCTTCAAAACCTACAAAAGTTGAAGCAAGAGAAAGCCAGACAGAATCAGAGAGAGGGGGATGGTCCTTTGCCGCCGCCACCCTGCGGCaaagcagctcctcctcctccatcagaaCCACAAAAAGGtgcaccacctccaccccctcctaAAGAGGAGCCCCCAGCACCACCTCCACCGCCTGATGAGGCAGGG CCTGAGGTCCCACAAGATCCAGAGGAGGCTGCCCGCCTACAGCAGTTACAGGCTGCAGCAGCGCAGTGGCAAAAGGTGCAGCAACAGAGAGCAGGCCTACAATACCAGGCTCTCATGCAACAACATGAAAAGCTTCAGCACATCCTGGAAAAATACCAACAGTTGATCCAGCAACCAGTAAACCTCCAG TCAATGTCTGCTGAAGTGCAGTTGCGGCACTTTGAAACTCAACGGCAGCTGTTCACCCCTTTATTCCAAGACTGGGATCACTCTTTCGTCTTGTGGTATGAGCAGTTCAAGACCTATCCCCACAAAGACCAATTGCAGGACTATGAGCGCCAATGGAAACAGTGGCAGGAGCAAATGAATGCCACCAATGCCCACCTTCAAGAAAGGGTGGCTACTCTCACTGCCATGGTGCCATTCCCCTCCAGCCAGTTTAGTAGTGGTATAATGGGACAATTTGGCCCATACCCTGGACAAAACatgcagatgcagcagcagcagcagccagctaTGCAGCATTCCCCACTCGGTGGTGGACCAAACGCTCAAGGTTCACGGCCAACTGGTTTTGGGACACATTCAGAATCCTCTGCTGGACCCCCTGTCAGAGGAGCGGCCCCTGCCAACATAGGAGTCAGACCCCCGGGTCCCGCCCCGAGTCAGCCTTCAAGCATCAACAGTGTCAGAGGTCCATG TCCAGTTCCCAGCGAAAACAGCCCAAGATTTGACCGGCCCAGGCAAGGTTTTGATGGTCCTCCGAGGTTTGACCAACCACAGCAGAGATTTGATGGTCCCCCAAGGTCCGACCAATTACATCAGCGCTGTGATGGTCCTCCAAGTTTTGACCAATCACAGCAGCTCTTTGATGGCTCCACAAGGTTTAATCAAACACACCAGCGCTTTGATGGTCCCCCCAGATTTGACCAAACCAGGCAGCGATTTGACGGTTCTCCAAGATTTGACCAACCAAGGCAGCGCTTTGATGGTCCCCCCAGATTTGACCAACCAAGGCAGCGCTTTGATGGTCCCCCCAGATTTGACCAACCTAGGCAGGGCTTTGATGGTCCCCCCAGGTTTGACCAATCTCGATTTGGACAGCAGCCTAGGTTTGAGCAGGTCCCACGGCTCCCCACTACTCCACCTGTTTTTCAACGTGCACCTGCACCTCAGCAAAAACCACAGCAAGTGACCCAGCCCAAAGACCAACAAGTTACTAAACAACCTGCCACTATGGATTCCAAGTTATCTGGCCTGCCTcagtctgaaaaagaaaaaagtgaacCAAAATCAGCTGGTAAGGCCAATGCTGACGATCTGACAGATGACAACTTGCTTGCATCAGAGGGCTTTTTTGTCCAAAGTGACCCCATTCCTCAGACATTGCAATCAATACCAAACTCTGAGGGAGTAGATGACAATAACGCTGCTAATGATGACAAGGATGTCCAACCCAGAAACAGTACTCCATCTGTAACTGGTCCTTCTAGTGGGACTTCAAAAGGTACTGCTACACAAAATCCCCTCAAACCAGATGAAAGAATGACAAACAACAAACCCCCACTGGTTCCAAAGCCCCCTGTAATCCAACAGAAGCCACAAGCTTCTGACCAAATGCTGTCAAGACCAGATCCACCAAGACTTCCCCCAGGGAGGGGACGTGGTCTGCCTCCAGTACCTGTCCAAGTGCGTGGACGAGGACGTGGGCAGAGGGGCCCTGGAAATTTTAGGGGACCAAACACTGTACCACTTGGAGAGGACGTGGAAGAAATGTCTTATGACTACATGCCACCAGAAGCGAATGTGGAGGTACCCGAAGAGCAGGAAGAATACCACTGGCAAGATCCTTCATACGAGCAGTGTGATGGTGAGGAATTGGAAGAGCCCTCCGAAGAAATGTGGATGCCAGGCGGACATCACTTCCCAGCAGAGGAAGAGTATTATGAAGAGCCAATAGGAGGACTCTCCATAGGCAGAGGAGGCCCACCAATGCTAAGAGGAGGCCCGCCAATGCTGAGAGGAGGCCCGCCAATGCTGAGAGGAGGCCCGCCAATGCTGAGAGGAGGCCCGCCAATGCTGAGAGGAGGCCCGCCAATGGGCAGGGGAGGCCCGCCAATGGGCAGGGGAGGCCCGCCAATGGGCAGGGGAGGCCCGCCAATTGGCAGGGGGGGCCCGCCAATGGGGAGGGGTGGACCGCCAATGGGCAGGGGTGGACCGCCAATGGGCAGGGGGGGACCGCCAATGGGTAGGGGGGGACCGCCAATGGGCAGGGGTGGGCCGCCAATGGGTAGAGGTGGGCCGCCAATGGGTAGAGGTGGGCCGCCAATGGGTAGAGGGGGACCGCCTATGGGTAGAGGAGGGCCAATGGACAGGTACTGGGAAGATCCTGAATCCACAGAGTACTCAGAGGAAGGGTATCCTTACTGGGGAGAAACTAGACCTCCAATGAGAGGCATGAGACCCCCGTTTCCACCTGGCCGGGGTCGTCCCCCACCTGGTCATCCTGGTTTTATGCACCAAGGACGAGGACGGCCCCCTCACCCAGCACATGGTCCAATGGATCATGAACTTTTAGACCATGGAATGGAAATTGACGATACCGAAATGGATCCAATGCAGCATGGACAAGATCCCCACAGCCATCCAATGCCTTCCGACGTAGGAAGAGGCAGACGTCGCGGGCCACCTCCTCACAAAATGATGGATTCCATGGAGGATTCGTTATACAATGAAGGCATTGAGTTGGGGTGGCAATCACCGCATAGCAGAGGTCCTCTTATGCCTCCACATGAGATGATCGATTCGGGAGGAATGAGGGGGAGAACTATGGGTCGAGGGATGGCAAGAGGCATGTGGCGgccaggtgcaacacagaaggaATCTGAAGAGGGACATAGTGAGGGTTTTGTTGAGGATTATCGTCATGGGGAACTTGGTTCTCACTGGCGGCCTCAACAGGACTATCATCCTGATGACTATGGGCATGACGGCAAGTACTATGAGTCTGAATATGACAGAGACCGCACTCCTGCGAGTGAATATTCTCCTCGCATGCCACCACCACAGCCTTACAGAGATGGCAATTGgccagaggaaagagaaaaaggaaagcCGTATCCTTATGGTGAACATGATCGGGGTAGAGGAGAACTTAGAATTCATGACTATGGGGCCGACCCACCGTACCGGACGGGAGAACCACCATACCCACTCAACTCAGCGCCTTCAGAATGGGATAGGCCGTCAAGACTTCCTCCACCCCCCGAGAGAAGGTATCCTTCTGAATTTGGGGATCGGAGTGGCCGCTATGATGAGCACAGGGAAGAGCCTCCTTTGGATGGACGTCCCGCTTTGTCTCCTGCTTCAGCTGTCACAAACTTGCAAGAGAGCTCCGTTGATCCGGCATCACAAGGCACAAGTGGGGCAAATGTACTTGCTCTCTCCCAACGTCAGCATGAGATCATCCTGAAAGCTGCTCAGGAGCTTAAACTCATCAG GGAGTTGCAAGAGTGTAAGACACCTGGTACTGAACCGCAGCCTGCATCAAGCGACATCCTGTCTGAGCTTCCGGCTGGTCTTCTTGGTTTGGAGATCCCGCCAGACGTTAGGAATGTTCTGAAG GGTATGACTGCAGCAGCACAGACCGCTGTACCCAAACCTGTGTCCTGGGATACAAAGCCTGCTGCCACAGATTACCAGCCTTCTCTCTCCAAACCTTCAATGATTCCAAAGACTGTGGATTATGGGCATGGGCACG AGCCTGGAGCCACTGTTGAGCGAATCGCCTATGGTGAGAGGATTGTGTTGAGGCCTGACCCGACACCATCAGACCGGGGCTATGAAAAAG AACCTCTGGGTCCCAGAGATCCTTACAGCAGAGACCCATATTACGACAGACGACTGGACCCTTACATGGACCGCCGGGAGTACAGCCGAGAGCGGGAATTATACAGAGAAAAGTTACAACCTGAATATGAACGAGACCGATATGAGAGGGAGCGATATGTCCCACGAGAGAAAGATGACAG CATACAGTCCATGGTTGAAGAAAG ATCTCCACTGGCACCTCCCTCGCGCTCAGGatacagggagagagagcgggatCTTCGCGCAAGGTCGAGAAGTGACAGTCGTGATCGAGAGGAACATTATGGAAGGCCCGGCTACGACAGGCCTCCATACGAGCGCACCGGACTCGATCGCAGTGCGCCTGAGCGCTACGGCCATAGCTCCTCCCCTTACG ACCGAAGAATTTACCCAGAAGACCGAGGGCCTCCCACTGCTCCatccctcccacctccacctcagccGGCCCCACGAGTCGAGAGGAAGCCGGAAATCAAGAATATTGACGATATCCTCAAACCGCCAGGCAGATCATCTCGTCCTGAAAGG ATTGTCATCATAATGAGAGGGCTTCCAGGAAGCGGAAAAGGTCACGTTGCAAAGCTCATACGG GATAAGGAAGTTGAATGTGGCGGTGCGCCTCCCAGAGTTCTTGTTTTGGATGATTATTTCATGACGGAGGTTGAGAAGGTAGAGAAAGATCCAGACACTGGGAGAAGGGTCAAGAACAAG GTTCTTGAGTATGAGTATGAACCGGAGATGGAAGATACCTACCGGAACAGCATGCTTAAAACATTTAAGAAGACTCTCGATGACGGCTTTTTCCCCTTCATCATTTTAGACACAATTAATGACAGGGTTAAACATTTTGATCAGTTCTGGAGCGCAgccaaaacaaaaggctttgag GTGTATCTTGCTGAAATCACCACAGACGCTCAAACATGTGCAAAGAGAAATGTCCACGGGCGATCGCTTAAGGATATATTGAAG ATGTCCAACAACTGGGAGCCTTCGCCACGTCACATGGTGCGCTTGGATGTCCGGTCCCTGCTTCAGGATGCTGCTATAGAGGAG GTCGAAATGGAAGACTTCAATCCTGACGACGAGCCCAAGGAgctgaagagagaggaggaagaagagggtgaTCTG GGCTACATTCCAAAAAGCAAATGGGAGATGGACACATCCGAGGCCAAACTTG ACAAGTTGGACGGTCTGGGGAGCGGCGGCAAGAGGAAACGTGAAGACATGGAGCACCTGGAGGACTACCTTCAGCTGCCGGACGACTATGCCACGCGCATGTCGGAACCAGGAAAGAAACGG GTCCGTTGGGCTGATCTCGAAGAGCAAAAGGAAGCGGATCGAAAGCGCGCAATCGGCTTTGTGGTGGGTCAAACGGACTGGGAGAGAATAACGGATGAGAGCGGGCAGCTGGCGCAAAAAGCTCTCAACCGTACCAAGTATTTCTAA